The DNA sequence TGAAGATTTTGGAGGCTGGGAGGAGGATTTGGGCCAGGTGCGCCGATTTGAAGATCTTCCTATCGCCGCGCGCCGTTATCTGGAAGCCGCTCAAGATTACTTGGGCATTCCTTTTTCCATCATTTCCGTCGGGCCGGGCCGGGAACAAACGATTGTGCTTCAGGACCCCTTTAGTCGGGCATCTTAGAAGGCTCTTTGGCATCCAACACGCTGATCTTGGGGCGTGGCCCAAAGGGACGGCGCCGGAAGGAAGGGTTGACAGAGTTTGTTTGCATTAAGTATTATTGTTTCAAAGTTTTGGACTCACGCCTTGCGCTAGAAGAAACACGGCGGGGAGGATGTCGATGGAGGGGCTCACCGCAAGGAAGGGTGGGTTTGGTGTTATCCAGAGGTCCGTCCTGAGCACCGCTGTTACGAATCTCCAAACGCGCCATCCTCATGCATCTCGCATTCAGGGCTATAACCCCCCCATACCATTTCCTGAATTCACAAAACGCCGCGAACCACGAAATCCTTTAAACCTGAAAGGTCGCGAAGGGAGGTGGTCGTCCATGGAAATCTGTTAGGCGATCTCCGGCCAGATACACCCATCGAGGGTTCTTGGACAAGATCCCTGGGCTGCCCAGAGATCGTGGCAAGCGATGGACCGTTCCGAGCCATGTGTCTTTTGCAAGAGGAGGTCAAGGATGAAGCTGTCGCGTCGGGATTTCTTGAAGATTTCAGGAGCGGCGACGGCGGGGTTGGCTCTGAGTGGCTGCACGACCATGGGATTTCAAAAGAAACCCGTGGAAGAGCAGGCCTGGAAGATCAGGACTCAAAACGCCCAAGAGACGCCGTCCATTTGTTGCTATTGCGCCGTCGGTTGCGGCATTATTTGTCACACCGACCGGCAAACCGGAAAAGTCATCTACACGGAAGGCGACGCCGACCACCCCATCAATCAAGGCTCCTTGTGCGCCAAGGGAGCATCTGCATATCAGTTGGCCATCAATGACAAGAGGGTGACCAAGGTTCTTTATCGAGCTCCCTACAGCGATAAGTGGGAAGAAAAATCCTGGGACTGGGCGCTCAAGGAAATCGCCGCTCGAGTCAAGGCCAGCCGGGACAAGTCTTTTACGGTTAAGAATGCCATGGGGCAAGTGGTGAACCGGTGTGAAGGCATCGCTTCGGTGGGCAGCGCCGCTTTGGACAATGAAGAATGCTGGGTCTACCAAGCCATGCTGCGTGCCCTCGGACTGGTCTACATCGAACACCAGGCCCGTATTTGACACAGCGCCACGGTAGCGGCTCTGGCAGAGTCGTTCGGACGCGGCGCCATGACGAATCATTGGATCGACCTCAAGAACAGCGATTGCATTCTCATTATGGGAAGCAACGCGGCGGAAAACCATCCCATTTCTTTCCGCTGGATTATGAAGGCCAAGGATCAAGGCGCCATCCTTATTCATGTGGATCCTCGCTTTACCCGCACTTCCGCCAAAGCGGATTTCTATACTGCTCTGCGTTCAGGAACGGACATTGCCTTTTTGGGCGGCATGATCAACTATATTCTTTCCAATAATCTTTTCTTTAGAGACTATGTCGTTCATTACACCAACGCCAGTTTTATTGTTGGGCCCAAGTACCATTTCAAAGACGGATTGTTTTCCGGTTTTGATCCCGCGACGCGAAAGTACGACAAGAGCACCTGGGCTTACGAAGTCGACGGAAACGGCGTCCCAAAGAGAGATCCATCTCTGAAGCATCCCCGCTGTGTCTTTCAACTGTTGAAGAAACACTATGCTCGATATACTCTGGACAAAGTTTCCAAGGTCACCGGAACACCCAAAGAGGATCTCAAGAAAGTCTATGAGCTTTACAGCGCGACGGGAAAACCGGACAAGGCCGGAACGATCCTTTACGCCATGGGTTGGACCCAACACACCGTGGGCGTTCAGAACATTCGAGCCATGTCCATCATTCAGCTTCTTTTGGGCAACATCGGGGTAGCCGGCGGCGGGGTGAATGCGCTGCGCGGCGAATCCAACGTTCAAGGATCCACGGACCATGCCCTGCTGTTTCACATCTTACCCGGCTACAACCCTACGCCGAGGGCTTCTCATTCGACCCTTGCCGATTATCTGAAGAAATTGACGCCGGTGTCCAAAGATCCTTTGAGCGCCAACTGGTGGCAAAATCGGCCCAAGTACATGGTCAGTTTCCTTAAGGCCATGTTCGGTGACGCCGCAGAAGCCTCCAACGACTTCGGCTATGGATGGCTGCCCAAATTGGATGACGGCAAGGCTTACAGCTGGCTGGATCTTTTCGACGCCATGTATCGCGGCCAATTCAGCGGCTTTTTTGCCTGGGGACAAAACCCGGCATGCGGCGGGGCCAATGCCGTCAAGACAAGGCTAGCCTTGAGCAGGCTGGACTGGATGGTCAATGTGAACCTTTTCCATAACGAGACGGCTTCTTTTTGGCAAGCTCCCGGCATGGATCCCAAAAAGATCAAGACGGAGGTGTTTTTCTTGCCATGCGCCGCCTTCATGGAAAAGGAAGGGTCCATAACGAACTCCGGCCGATGGGCTCAGTGGCGCTACAAGGCGCAGAATCCTCCGGGCGATGCCAAGCCCGACGGAGACATTATAGTTGAATTGTTCGAGGAGATACGAAAACTGTACGCCAAGGATGGAGGAGCGCTGCCTGACCCAATCCTCAACCTCAAATGGGATTATGCCACCAACGGTCGTTTTGACCCCCACAAGGTGGCTCGAACCATCAACGGGGAATTCACCAAAGACGTGACCATCCAGGGAAAGACGTACAAGAAGGGCCAACTCGTCCCCTCTTTTGCGTTCCTTCAGGCGGACGGGTCCACCACCAGCGGCAACTGGCTGTATTGCCAAAGCTACACGGATGCCGGCAATAACATGGCCCGCCGGGACAACAAGGACACCAGTGCCATTGGCCTTTATGCCAACTGGGCGTGGTGTTGGCCGCTGAATCGACGCATCCTTTACAATCGCGCTTCGGTGGATCTCATGGGTCGCCCATGGAATCCGCAGCGGCCGGTCATCAGCTTCGCCGGTGAAGTGAAAGAAGGCAAATACGTGTCCTCCAAATGGCTCGGCGATGTACCGGACGGTGGATGGTATCCCATGATGAATCCGGACGGCACAGCGCGATCGGACACTAAGTACCCGTTTATCATGAAACCGGATGGATTCGGGGCCATCTTTGGTCCGGGACTTGCGGACGGCCCTCTGCCGGAACACTATGAACCCATTGAGTGTCCAGTGGAGAAGAACCTGTTTAGCTCCCAGTTCACCAACCCGGTGGCGCCTTTGTACGGCACGGATAAGGATATTTACAAAACCTGCGATCCTCGATTCCCCTTTGTGGGGACCACTTACCGTGTGACGGAACACTGGCAGACGGGCGTTCTCACCCGATGGCAGCCGTGGCTCCTGGAAGCGGAACCCCAGGTGTTTGTGGAAATGAGCGAGCAGCTGGCCAAACTTCGAGGGATCAAGAATGGCGAGACGGTCATTGTGGAATCGGCTCGAGGTGCTGTGGAAGCGGTAGCTATAGTGACCAAACGGTTTCGGCCTTTCCTAATCCATGGCCAGGAAATTCATCAAGTGGGGCTCCCGTGGTGTTATGGTTGGATCTGGCCACCGCAGGGGGGTGAGAGCGCCAACCTGCTCACACCGTCCACGGGGGATCCCAACACCCGGATTCCGGAAACCAAGGCATTTATGGTTAATGTGCGCAAGAAGGGAGCCTAGGCCATGGCGGGAATGAGCTTTTTCATCGACACGACCCGATGTACGGCCTGCCGTGGGTGCCAGATCGCTTGCAAGAACTGGAACCAAAACGGCGCCAGCATGACAAAAAACCTGGGAAGCCATCAGAACCCTCCGGATTTGGATGCAAACACCTTCAAACTGGTGCGGTTCAGCGAATCGGAAGTGAACGGTAAACCGGTTTGGTATTTCTTTGCTGACCAATGCCGCCACTGTCTGGAGCCTCCTTGCATGGATGCCATCGCCGGGTACGTGGACGGTGGGGTGATTCATGACGAGGAAACCGGCGCGGTGGTTTACACGGACAAGAGCAAGGAAGCACCCATTGACGATGTGCGTGAAGCCTGCCCGTACGACATTCCTCGGGCTCGCGAAGACGGCCGCATTGTCAAATGCACCATGTGCCTAGATCGAGTCAAAAACGGCTTGATTCCCGCATGCGTCAAGGTCTGTCCGACTCAGGCCATGAACTTTGGCACGCGCGAGAGCATGCTGGAACTGGCTCAGAAGCGCCTTGCGGATCTTAAAGCAAAATACCCCAAGGCGCAGCTTCTTAATCCCCAGGAGGTACGCGTCATTTATCTCGTGGTGGACGATCCGACCAAGTATCACAGCCATGCCGTGGCCAGCCTGGGCTCAGGCATTGACCGCAAGTTGGCCCTGCGGCGCCTGTTTAAGCCGGCCAAGACCATGGCCCGGGCGCTCACTTTGGGTTAAAAAAAGCTCATGACGTCACGGTACAGCTTTTCCACATAAACTTTTGGCTGAGGGACGGGCACCCCGTCCCTCTTTTGCTATGCAAAGGACTTTTCCATGCTTTCTGATGCGGAAACCATCATGCGAAAGGCCGTGGCCCTTGCCCGCAGTTCAAAACCGGCGTACCACGAGCTGTATGATTTCCTGGAGCGCGTCTTCGCAGCGCAAATCCAGGTCAAACCCCGATGCCGGCTTTCCCTGAATCCCATGGATGGGGAAGCCATCAAGGCTCGATGGACCGCGGGCTTGCCTCTCATGCGTCGATGGGACTTTCCGGTGGACTTGAAGGCCGCGCATGAGGTGTTGGAGGCTGTGACGCGGGCGGTGCCAGAACACAATCGCGAACTTTCCGGTGCCTGTTCGGCCATCTTCAAAGCCTTAGCCCAAAACCCTTCGGCCAAGGATGCCATTTGGGAAAGCTTTTTGCATCATGACTGGAATCCATGGGAGGAATGGCTGGACACCGCCGGGGTAGATCTTCCTTCCCTGCTTTACGTGGCGCGCAGTTGCCTGCGGCCCAGCATCGAACGAACGGCAGAAGAACGGCTGCAAAGGGCCTGCCCCGATGATCACTGGAAAGCGGGTTTCTGTCCGGTATGTGGTTCGCTGCCTTCTCTCATCAGCCTGGAAGGGGAAGGACAGCGACGGGCCCATTGCTCATGGTGCGGCACACCCTGGCGCCTGGCTCGGTTTCAATGCCCCGTGTGTGACAATCGCCGCCATGCCTCCTTGGGTTACCTCTATGCGGAACAAGAGCCAGGCTACCGCATCGACTACTGCATGGAATGCCGACATTATTTCAAAACCATCGATGCTCGCGAAAGGCTTTGGCCCTTGTGGATTCCTTTGGAAGAATGGACCACGCTGCACCTGGATTTGGTGGCCCAACGGGAAGGTTGGAAAACGCCGCCTTCGCCGGCTCCGGCTGTTTACGAGACCGACGG is a window from the Desulfosoma caldarium genome containing:
- the fdnG gene encoding formate dehydrogenase-N subunit alpha, producing the protein MKLSRRDFLKISGAATAGLALSGCTTMGFQKKPVEEQAWKIRTQNAQETPSICCYCAVGCGIICHTDRQTGKVIYTEGDADHPINQGSLCAKGASAYQLAINDKRVTKVLYRAPYSDKWEEKSWDWALKEIAARVKASRDKSFTVKNAMGQVVNRCEGIASVGSAALDNEECWVYQAMLRALGLVYIEHQARIUHSATVAALAESFGRGAMTNHWIDLKNSDCILIMGSNAAENHPISFRWIMKAKDQGAILIHVDPRFTRTSAKADFYTALRSGTDIAFLGGMINYILSNNLFFRDYVVHYTNASFIVGPKYHFKDGLFSGFDPATRKYDKSTWAYEVDGNGVPKRDPSLKHPRCVFQLLKKHYARYTLDKVSKVTGTPKEDLKKVYELYSATGKPDKAGTILYAMGWTQHTVGVQNIRAMSIIQLLLGNIGVAGGGVNALRGESNVQGSTDHALLFHILPGYNPTPRASHSTLADYLKKLTPVSKDPLSANWWQNRPKYMVSFLKAMFGDAAEASNDFGYGWLPKLDDGKAYSWLDLFDAMYRGQFSGFFAWGQNPACGGANAVKTRLALSRLDWMVNVNLFHNETASFWQAPGMDPKKIKTEVFFLPCAAFMEKEGSITNSGRWAQWRYKAQNPPGDAKPDGDIIVELFEEIRKLYAKDGGALPDPILNLKWDYATNGRFDPHKVARTINGEFTKDVTIQGKTYKKGQLVPSFAFLQADGSTTSGNWLYCQSYTDAGNNMARRDNKDTSAIGLYANWAWCWPLNRRILYNRASVDLMGRPWNPQRPVISFAGEVKEGKYVSSKWLGDVPDGGWYPMMNPDGTARSDTKYPFIMKPDGFGAIFGPGLADGPLPEHYEPIECPVEKNLFSSQFTNPVAPLYGTDKDIYKTCDPRFPFVGTTYRVTEHWQTGVLTRWQPWLLEAEPQVFVEMSEQLAKLRGIKNGETVIVESARGAVEAVAIVTKRFRPFLIHGQEIHQVGLPWCYGWIWPPQGGESANLLTPSTGDPNTRIPETKAFMVNVRKKGA
- a CDS encoding 4Fe-4S dicluster domain-containing protein, producing MAGMSFFIDTTRCTACRGCQIACKNWNQNGASMTKNLGSHQNPPDLDANTFKLVRFSESEVNGKPVWYFFADQCRHCLEPPCMDAIAGYVDGGVIHDEETGAVVYTDKSKEAPIDDVREACPYDIPRAREDGRIVKCTMCLDRVKNGLIPACVKVCPTQAMNFGTRESMLELAQKRLADLKAKYPKAQLLNPQEVRVIYLVVDDPTKYHSHAVASLGSGIDRKLALRRLFKPAKTMARALTLG
- a CDS encoding formate dehydrogenase accessory protein FdhE, which produces MLSDAETIMRKAVALARSSKPAYHELYDFLERVFAAQIQVKPRCRLSLNPMDGEAIKARWTAGLPLMRRWDFPVDLKAAHEVLEAVTRAVPEHNRELSGACSAIFKALAQNPSAKDAIWESFLHHDWNPWEEWLDTAGVDLPSLLYVARSCLRPSIERTAEERLQRACPDDHWKAGFCPVCGSLPSLISLEGEGQRRAHCSWCGTPWRLARFQCPVCDNRRHASLGYLYAEQEPGYRIDYCMECRHYFKTIDARERLWPLWIPLEEWTTLHLDLVAQREGWKTPPSPAPAVYETDGFAVPS